One Symphalangus syndactylus isolate Jambi chromosome 20, NHGRI_mSymSyn1-v2.1_pri, whole genome shotgun sequence DNA segment encodes these proteins:
- the TMEM100 gene encoding transmembrane protein 100 has product MTEEPIKEILGAPKAHMVATMEKSPKSEVVVTTVPLVSEIQLMAATGGTELSCYRCIIPFAVVVFIAGIVVTAVAYSFNSHGSIISIFGLVVLSSGLFLLASSALCWKVRQRSKKAKRRESQTALVANQRSLFA; this is encoded by the coding sequence ATGACCGAAGAGCCCATCAAGGAGATCCTGGGAGCCCCAAAGGCTCACATGGTGGCGACGATGGAGAAGAGCCCCAAGAGTGAAGTTGTGGTCACTACAGTCCCCCTGGTCAGTGAGATTCAGTTGATGGCTGCTACAGGGGGTACCGAGCTCTCCTGCTACCGCTGCATCATCCCCTTCGCTGTGGTTGTCTTCATCGCCGGCATCGTGGTCACCGCGGTGGCTTACAGCTTCAATTCCCACGGGTCCATTATCTCCATCTTTGGCCTGGTTGTTCTGTCATCTGGACTTTTTTTACTAGCCTCCAGCGCCTTGTGCTGGAAAGTGAGACAAAGGAGCAAGAAAGCCAAGAGACGGGAGAGTCAGACAGCTCTCGTGGCAAATCAGAGAAGCTTGTTTGCTTGA